A genomic region of Nymphaea colorata isolate Beijing-Zhang1983 chromosome 2, ASM883128v2, whole genome shotgun sequence contains the following coding sequences:
- the LOC116247082 gene encoding trans-cinnamate:CoA ligase, peroxisomal-like: MDQLAKCPANYVPLTPTTFLQRAASVYAERTSIIYGGLSFTWKQTYERCRRLASSLRSLNIGKNDVVSVLAPNIPAMYEMHFAVPMAGAVLNTINSRLDANSVATILRHSEAKMLFVDCQLVRLARDAIMLLVGDAVDSMAHAGACPVPLVVVIDDLDKPTGARMGELEYERLVGAGDPGFTPAPLEDEWEPITLNYTSGTTSAPKGVVYSHRGAYLSTLSLVMQWDMPTAPVYLWSLPMFHCNGWTFTWGVAARGGTNVCIRNTSAAEIYRAIADHGVTHMCCAPIVFNIILNATPAELRRVDRTVEILTGGAPPPAALLQQIEERGFHVTHAYGLTEATGPALVCEWQTQWDELPCQDQARLKARQGVGVLSLADVDVKDLATMASVPRDGHTVGEIVLRGSSIMKGYLKDPAATQEAFKGGWFRTGDVGVIHADGYVEIKDRSKDVIISGGENISSVEVEAVLYGHPAVAEAAVVAMPHPHWGETPCTFLALKEGFAKEGVEQEEMVSFCRKKLPGYMVPKKFVFLPELPKTSTGKIQKFQLRVMARGLSAGNAGAPKRMPSFKRQSSMPKVKQYNNNSHHQPVMARSRL; the protein is encoded by the coding sequence ATGGACCAGCTCGCAAAGTGCCCGGCCAACTACGTCCCCCTGACGCCCACCACTTTCTTGCAGCGGGCCGCCAGCGTCTACGCCGAGAGGACATCCATCATCTACGGCGGCCTCAGCTTCACCTGGAAGCAGACCTACGAGCGGTGCCGGCGCCTGGCCTCCTCCCTCCGCTCCCTCAACATCGGCAAGAACGATGTCGTCTCCGTCCTCGCTCCCAACATCCCCGCCATGTACGAGATGCACTTCGCCGTGCCCATGGCGGGCGCCGTGCTCAACACCATCAACAGCCGCCTCGACGCGAATTCAGTTGCGACCATTCTCCGCCACTCCGAGGCCAAGATGCTGTTCGTCGACTGCCAGCTCGTCCGGCTCGCCCGTGACGCGATCATGCTGCTTGTCGGCGACGCCGTCGACTCAATGGCGCACGCCGGCGCCTGCCCGGTGCCGCTGGTGGTCGTTATCGACGACCTGGACaagcccaccggcgcccgaatgGGGGAGCTGGAGTATGAGCGCCTGGTTGGGGCTGGGGACCCTGGCTTCACACCGGCGCCGCTGGAGGACGAGTGGGAGCCCATTACCCTCAACTACACCTCCGGCACCACGTCGGCGCCCAAGGGCGTGGTTTACAGCCACCGTGGGGCCTACCTCAGCACCCTCAGCCTGGTGATGCAGTGGGACATGCCCACCGCCCCCGTCTACCTCTGGTCCCTCCCCATGTTTCACTGCAACGGCTGGACCTTCACCTGGGGAGTCGCCGCCCGCGGCGGCACCAACGTCTGCATTCGCAACACCAGCGCCGCCGAGATCTACCGCGCCATTGCCGACCACGGCGTCACCCACATGTGCTGTGCCCCCATCGTCTTCAACATCATCCTCAACGCCACCCCCGCCGAGCTCCGGCGCGTTGACCGGACGGTCGAGATCCTCACCGGCGGGGCCCCACCACCGGCAGCGCTGCTCCAGCAGATCGAGGAACGTGGCTTCCACGTTACCCACGCGTACGGTCTTACGGAAGCAACCGGGCCGGCTCTGGTGTGCGAGTGGCAGACACAATGGGACGAGCTGCCCTGCCAAGACCAGGCCAGGCTGAAGGCCAGGCAAGGCGTCGGCGTCCTGAGCCTCGCCGATGTCGACGTTAAGGACCTGGCCACGATGGCGAGCGTGCCGCGCGATGGCCACACTGTCGGCGAGATCGTGCTGCGCGGTAGCAGCATCATGAAGGGTTACCTCAAGGACCCCGCTGCAACCCAGGAAGCATTCAAGGGCGGCTGGTTCCGGACCGGCGACGTTGGCGTCATCCACGCCGACGGCTACGTGGAAATAAAAGACCGGTCGAAGGACGTGATCATCTCCGGGGGCGAGAACATCAGCAGCGTCGAGGTCGAGGCCGTGTTGTATGGCCACCCGGCCGTGGCCGAGGCCGCTGTAGTGGCAATGCCTCACCCGCACTGGGGCGAAACTCCCTGCACGTTTTTGGCGCTCAAGGAAGGGTTCGCCAAGGAAGGAGTGGAGCAGGAGGAGATGGTGTCCTTCTGCCGGAAGAAGCTGCCGGGTTACATGGTGCCGAAGAAGTTCGTGTTTCTGCCGGAACTCCCCAAGACATCGACGGGGAAGATCCAGAAGTTCCAGCTCAGGGTCATGGCCAGAGGCTTGAGTGCAGGCAACGCCGGCGCGCCCAAGAGGATGCCGTCGTTCAAGAGACAGAGCTCCATGCCCAAAGTGAAGCAGTACAACAACAACAGCCACCACCAGCCGGTGATGGCCAGGTCTCGCTTGTGA